A stretch of DNA from Basfia succiniciproducens:
GATTCTCCTAACGAGCAGGAAAACCATATTGCCACAATCGGGCAGGTGCGCACTTTTACAACGGTAAATCATGCGCAAACTTTCGTACGGCGGGCGGATTTCACTTTGGTGGGCGGAATGACCTTTAACGGCGAATGCGATTTTTATTTGCCGCGTTTATTGTTACGGCAAGTTGACGGCGAACTCACCGCGACCTTATTTATTGACAGTCAAAAGGATTTATCGGTAGAAAAGCAACTTGCCGGCAAATGTTTAAAAAATTTTACAAAATCCGTCGCGCTTGAGCCGGTTGTTCAATCCGTGCAGTTAGTGGAAAAAAAAGCGACGCAAGCTCAATGGTGCGAATGGGTGGAACAGGCGTTATTAGAAATAAAAAAAGGCAGTTTCACCAAGGTTGTGTTGGCTAATGAAAGTATTTTCAGCAGTCGGCAGCCGATAAACGCCATTGATTTTCTGGCTGAAAGCGAGAAAAAAAATACCGGTTGTTATCATTTCTTCTTTGCCCAAAAAGCGGATTGCGCCTTTATCGGCTCGTCGCCCGAACGTTTATATTTGCGTAACGGACAAGATTTACAGACGGAAGCGCTGGCGGGAACGGCTGTTATGAGCGATGATGAAGAGCAAAATCAGCGGCAGGGCGAATGGTTACTCAAAGATGAAAAAAATGAGTACGAAAATATGCTGGTGGTGGAAGATATTTGCGGTAATATTGAATCCTTTACGCAGAATATCGAAGTACAATCCGTAGAATTAAAACGTTTACGCCTGGTACAGCATTTGCGGCGGAAAATTTTCGCAAAATTGACCGCACTTGCGGCGGATGAAGCTTGTTTGAACGCCATTCATCCCACCGCGGCGGTGGCAGGGTTGCCGAAACAAAACGCATTACGGTTTTTAGCCAAAACGGAGACCTTTGAAAGAAGCTGGTATGCCGGTACCTTAGGTTTTATGAACCGTGCAAGGGCGGAATTTTGCGTAACTTTACGTTCCGCTTTTGTGGAACAAAACAGAATTCGTGTTTTTGCAGGCGCAGGGATTGTCGCAGGCTCTGTCCCCTTGCTAGAATGGCAGGAAATTGAAAGAAAAGCATCAGGGTTATTATCTTTATTACAAAATAGTGGAGAGCACATATGTCAGTAAGCACATTTAATCGTTGTTGGTCAAAAGTGATCCTTGAGACTTTAACACGTCACGGAGTGAAACATTTCTGTATCGCTCCCGGCTCCCGCTCCACACCTTTAACGCTTGAAGCAAACCGCTTGCAGGAACAACGGCGGGCGTTGTGTCATACGCATTTTGATGAACGGGGTTTGGGCTTTTTTGCTTTAGGCTTGGCAAAATCTTCGCAAACACCGGTGGCGATTATCGTAACTTCCGGCACGGCGGCGGCTAATCTTTACCCTGCTATTATCGAAGCGCGCCAAACCGGCGATAATCTGATTGTGCTTACCGCAGATCGTCCGGACGAATTAATAGAGTGCGGTGCAAACCAAGCGATTTTGCAGCAAAATATGTTTGCGGGTTATCCTGTTGCCAGCGTGAATTTGCCTCGCCCGAGTCAGGATTATATTGTCTCCTGGTTAATTTCTACGCTGGATCAGGCTTGTCATCAACAAGCGCAACAAGCAGGCGTGATTCATATTAATGTGCCGTTCGCCGAGCCTCTTTATGACGCCGATGAAGATGAAATCGACGTTCATCCTTGGTTGGCGCCGGTACAGCGCTGGCTTAATCATAATAAACCATGGGCGGATCATCAGGCTTTACAGGAAGAAGTGGTGATGCACGAGCATTGGGATAATTGGCGCACCAAACGCGGCGTGATCGTGGCGGGCCGTTTAACGCAGGAACAGAGTATGGGTATTACCGCCTGGGCAAATACCATGGGGTGGGTAGTATTAACCGACATTCAATCCGGCGTTGAACCAAGTCTGCCTTATGCGGATATTTGGCTTGCCAACAAAACCGTGCGCGAAAAATTATTGCAGGCGGATCTTGTGATTCAGCTGGGCTATGCTTTTGTCAGCAAACGAATCAACCAATTTTTGGCGGATTTCAAAGGTGAATACTGGATTGTGGATGAAAGCGCGCACAGAGTGGATCCTTATCATCATATCCATACCCGCTTTACCGCCAAAGTGCATCACTGGTTACGCGCTCATCCGCCGTTACGGCAAAAACCTTGGTTGCTCGAACCATTGGCATTATCTAAATTCTGCGCAAGTTTTATCGAACAACAGGTAGGCGGCAATTTAAACGAAGCTTCATTGGCGCATCATATTGAACGAATTTTGCCGAATAACGGAATTTTATTTTTAGGTAACAGCTTATTTGTCCGCCTTGTGGACGCTCTGGGCAAATTACCGGAAGGTTATCCGGTAATTACAAACCGCGGCGCCAGTGGCATTGACGGTTTACTAGCTACCGCAGCCGGTGTGGGAATGGGCTCGAATCAGCCCGTAGTCGCCATGATCGGCGATGTTTCCGCTCTGTATGATTTAAACTCGTTGGCATTGTTCAAAAACGTTAACCAACCGACGATTATTTTCCTGATTAATAATAACGGCGGCGCTATTTTTGATATGCTGCCGGTGGAAAGTTCGGTAAAAAGCGAATTTTACCGCATGCCGCATCATACGGAATTTTCGCAAGCGGCTTCAATGTTCGATTTAAAATATGCCCGTCCGTACACCTGGGCGGATTTAAGCTCCGTGCTGAAACAGGCGTATTCCCGTAAAGAAGCGACGGTAATCGAAATTAAAGTCGGTCCGATGGACGGTAGTAACACCTATAAACGCTTAATTGAACAAATCAGTTATGCGGTAATCGGTGCTTAAAATGAGTAAAAAACCTTGATAAATTTCAAGGTTTTTTTATAGGTGAATACAATGACTCTGGTTTTTTTACACGGTTTGCTCGGCACAAAATCCGACTGGCGGAAAATCATCGAAAATCTACCGCACTTTCGTTGCGTCAGCCTGGATTTACCTTTTCACGGCGAACATAAATTTACTGAAGCGAATAATTTTGAGCAATGTGCGGATTTTATCTCTCATCAAATCAAAAGTGCGGTAGGAAATCAGCCGTATTTTTTAGTGGGTTATTCGCTTGGCGGGCGGATTGCCCTTTATTATGCGTTGCAGTCTCAATGCGAAAAGGGGAATTTACAAGGTTTGATTTTAGAAGGTGCGAATCTCGGTTTAACCTGTGATGAGGCACGCAAAGTGCGGTGGAAAAACGATGAATTTTGGGCTCAACGGTTTATCACTGAATCTGCGGAAAGCGTGTTAAATGATTGGTATCAACAACCTGTATTTGCTCATTTAAACGCACAACAACGTGCGGATTTAATTGAAAAACGTGTTACAAACTGCGGTAAAAATATCGGTAAAATGCTGGAAGCAACTTCCCTTGCTAAACAGCCTTATTTAGGCGATAAAGTGCGGGAAAGTACATTGCCGGTTTATTATTTGGCCGGCGAAAAAGATCAAAAATTCCTCCAAATGGCGGTACAGGAAAAGTTGAACTTACAGCTTATTGCTAATGCGGGGCATAATGCGCATCTGGAAAATCCCGTCGAATTTTCGCAAAAACTGACCGCACTTTTGCGAAATCATAAAATAAAAAAGACGGATAACTTATGATCTGTTTATTTATCGGTTTTTCTTTCTAGATTTGCAAAACTTCCGCTATAATGACCGCACTTTTCATTAACTCAAAGGACTTACAATGTTATATCCAAGCGAAGAATTTCTTTACGCCCCGGTTGAATGGGCGGATCACAGCGAAGGTTACACCGACATCCGTTACCACAAATCCAAAGACGGCATCGCCAAAATTACTATTAACCGCCCGGAAGTACGTAACGCATTTCGTCCGCAAACCGTAAAAGAAATGATTCACGCCTTTTCCGACGCCCGTTTCGATGAAAAAATCGGTGTTATCGTGTTGACCGGTGAAGGGGAATACGCATTCTGCGCCGGCGGCGACCAAAAAATCCGCGGCGATTACGGCGGTTATAAAGACGACAGCGGCGTTCATCACTTAAACGTACTGGATTTTCAACGCGATATCCGTACCTGCCCGAAACCTGTGGTAGCAATGGTTGCCGGTTATGCGGTGGGCGGCGGTCATGTTTTACACATGATGTGCGACTTAACCATCGCGGCGGATAACGCCAAATTCGGTCAAACCGGTCCGAAAGTGGGTTCTTTCGACGGCGGTTGGGGAGCCAGCTATATGGCGCGTATTGTAGGTCAGAAAAAAGCCCGCGAAATCTGGTTCTTATGTCGCATGTACGACGCCAAAGAAGCTTTGAATATGGGCTTGGTAAATACCGTGGTACCTTATGCGGATTTAGAAAAAGAAACAGTGCGCTGGTGTCGCGAAATGCTGCAAAACAGCCCGATCGCATTGCGCTGCCTGAAAGCCGCCCTGAATGCGGACTGCGACGGTCAGGCCGGTTTACAGGAATTAGCGGGTAACGCTACTATGTTGTTCTACATGACGGAAGAAGGTCAGGAAGGTCGCAACGCTTTCAACCAAAAACGCGAACCGGATTTCAGCAAATTTAAACGCAATCCTTAATTTTGTTAAGTGCGGTTAGAATTTATAGAATTTTATGCGGCCCTTGCTGCCCCCTCAGTCACTGCGTGACAGCTCCCCCCATAAAGGTGGGAGCGAAAATCACATTATCGCGCCTGCACTGGCGGTACTAGCTATGTTGAAAAGACAACATTACTTTTCCACCTCTAACTTCGTGGAGGAGGGAACGGAGTGAAATGCTGTTGTCGTTATCAACATACGCCAAAAATATTGTAGTGGTAGACTAATTCCGCAGTCCTCAATAAGTGGTAAAATAACATCACAAATGAGGAAATATTATGAGAAGAACATTTAGCGCAGAATATAAAGCTGAAGCAGTAAAATTAGTGACTGAACGAGGATATTCAGTTTCTCAAGCTTGCCGAGAGTTAGGTGTGGGTGAAACAGCACTTCGTCGCTGGATAAGTCAAGTTCAAGCGGAGCAACAAGGTTACGTTTTAGCTGGTTCAAAGCCAATTAGCCCAGAACAACAACGAATTCGAGAACTTGAAAATCGTATTAAAGAACTTGAAGAAGATAAGGCCATTTTAAAAAAGGCTACAGCGATTTTAATGTCACTCGAAAACAAAAATACCAAGTCATTACGACGTTAAAATCGCGAGGAATCAACCGGTTATGTGAGCTATTTAGCGTGTCTGAAAGTGCTTACTACGCCCATTTGCGCACAGCCAAAAAGCCAGCGAAACACACAGCTTTAGCCGTTGAAATCAAGGCAATTTTTGATGCAAGCCGAAGTTCAGCAGGCAAACGAACGATTCAATCGCATTTGAAAGAGAAAGGTATTTTTGTGGGGTTGTATTTAATTCGTAAGTTAATGAATAAGCAAGGATTATTTAGTAAGCAACCGCAAAAATGGCGCAATCCTAGTAAAGGAAACAGTCAAGTTTTTGAGAATATACTAAGTCGAGAATTTACGCCTGATAGCCAAACGACCGTGCTATGTGGTGACACGACCTATATAAAAATCAATGGGATATGGTGCTATTTAGCAGTGGTAATTAATTTATTAAATCGTCAAGTCGTCGGTTGGAAGCTAAGTCGCTATCATGATAGTGAGCTGGTTAAAGATGCACTGAATCATGCGATGCTGAATATTGAACGCACGGAGCGAATGTTGTTCCATTCAGACCAAGGTAGTATTTATGGCAGTGAAATCTTTACTGATTCAGTTAAGAAACATGGGCTTACACAAAGTATGAGCCGTCGTGGTAACTGTTGGGACAATGCGCCGGTGGAGCGTTGGTTTCGAAGTTTTAAATATGAATGGATGCTGAAAGGTGGTTATAGTGATTTTGAAAGTGCTGTAAATGATGTGAGAGAATATGTGATGTATTATAATCACATTCGCCCACATAGCTATAATCAAGGTCTATCTCCGATTTTAGCAAAAACAACTTATCGGAGACTGTTAAATTAGTTGACCACTACAAATACGGCAAAAATTTCGCTCCCCACAGCGGTGATTTTTTCCGTTACATTTCTTATTAAAAGACAACTTTGGAAAAATTCCGGCTTTTTTTACAACATCACAAGACTTTTCAGCTAAAAAATGATAATTTCCTTTGACTATTTTTCTATCTGAAGGTAAGATTCACGCCCTATGCAAAAGGTAAAACTACCCCTAACCGTTGACCCGGTTAAAGATGCGCAACGCAGATTGGATTACGTAGGCTACTACGCAGCCGATCAGTTGGTTCGTCTTAATGAGTCAGTGGTAAAAGTGCTCAGCGATGCACAGGTAACATTATCGTTTTTCATCGATCCGCAAAAATTAGTGGTGATGAAAGGTCAGGCGCAGGTTGAGGTTGAATTAGAATGTCAACGTTGCGGTCAGACGTTCAATCAAACGCTGGAATGTACGTTTTGTTATAGTCCGGTGGCTAATTTGAGTAAAATTGATGAATTACCGGAGATTTATGAACCGATTGAATTTAATGAATTCGGGGAAATAGATTTAATTGGTACGATTGAAGATGAATTTATTTTAAATCTTCCAATTGTTCCAATGCATTCATCTGAACACTGTGAAGTGTCCGCGCAGGAACAGGTTTTTGGCGAATTGCCAGAAGAATTGGCAAAAAAACCGAACCCGTTCGCTGTATTAGCTAATTTAAAGCAAAAGTAAATTTAGGAGTATAGCCAATGGCTGTTCAACAAAATAAAAAATCTCGTTCACGTCGTGATATGCGTCGTTCACATGATGCGTTAACTACTGCTGCAGTATCAGTTGATAAAGCAAGCGGTGAAACTCATTTACGCCACCATGTAACTGCTGACGGTTACTACCGTGGTCGTAAAGTGATTAACAAGTAATTGAACTTATTACTTTAAGGTAATCACTTGAGTCGTCTAACCCTTGCGTTAGATGTGATGGGCGGGGACATTGGTCCCCGTATTACTATCCCTGCGTCTATAAAAGCGTTGGAAAAAGATCCAATGCTATCTTTGCTTTTGTTTGGCGACAGCCAGCAAATAAATCCCTTATTGGAACAAGTTCCGTCCGCTCTGAAAGAACGTCTCCGTGTTTGTCATTGCTCTCGTGTAGTTGAAAATAATCAAGGTTTATCCTATGCCTTACGTCATAGTAAAGGAACGTCTATGCGTTTAGCTATCGAAGCGGTACAAAAAGGCGAGGCTCAAGGTTGTGTCAGTGCCGGCAATACCGGTGCTTTAATGGGATTATCAAAGGTACTTTTGCAACCGTTAAAAGGAATTGATCGTCCGGCGCTTATTTCTCTGCTGCCGACAATGGACGGCGGTCGCACGGTTATGCTGGACTTAGGAGCAAATATAGATTGCAACGCGAATAATTTATACCAATTTGCTTTAATGGGTGCTATTTTTGCAGAAAATCAACTTGATTTGGTTTTCCCCCGGATTGCTTTATTGAATATAGGCATTGAAGAAATTAAAGGTTATAAATCCATTCGCGAAGCCGCCGATTTATTAACAGGCAACAGTTCGCTCAATTACATCGGTTTTATCGAAGGAAATCTCCTGTTAAACGGCAAAGCAGATGTTATCGTCAGTGACGGGTTTGTGGGTAATATAGCCCTGAAAACCCTCGAAGGGGCGGCAAAAAATGTGATTTCCTTAATAAAAGGAAAATCGCGCAATCATTTATTAAAACCTCTGTTTAATTGGTTAATAAAATTGCTGTTTAAAGACAGTTATCAACGTTTACAAAAAATAAACCCGGATCAATATAACGGGGCATCATTAATCGGATTAACCTCAATCGTTGTTAAAAGCCATGGCGCTGCAAATATTGAGGCATTTAATAATGCGATTCATGATGCTGCATTACAGGCCCGCCAACAAATTCCTGAAAAAATATTGGCAGGGTTACAAAAATAATCTAAAAATTTTAATAAAGTTGTGACATAACGAGAACATTATGTACAGTAAA
This window harbors:
- a CDS encoding IS3 family transposase gives rise to the protein MNRLCELFSVSESAYYAHLRTAKKPAKHTALAVEIKAIFDASRSSAGKRTIQSHLKEKGIFVGLYLIRKLMNKQGLFSKQPQKWRNPSKGNSQVFENILSREFTPDSQTTVLCGDTTYIKINGIWCYLAVVINLLNRQVVGWKLSRYHDSELVKDALNHAMLNIERTERMLFHSDQGSIYGSEIFTDSVKKHGLTQSMSRRGNCWDNAPVERWFRSFKYEWMLKGGYSDFESAVNDVREYVMYYNHIRPHSYNQGLSPILAKTTYRRLLN
- the menB gene encoding 1,4-dihydroxy-2-naphthoyl-CoA synthase produces the protein MLYPSEEFLYAPVEWADHSEGYTDIRYHKSKDGIAKITINRPEVRNAFRPQTVKEMIHAFSDARFDEKIGVIVLTGEGEYAFCAGGDQKIRGDYGGYKDDSGVHHLNVLDFQRDIRTCPKPVVAMVAGYAVGGGHVLHMMCDLTIAADNAKFGQTGPKVGSFDGGWGASYMARIVGQKKAREIWFLCRMYDAKEALNMGLVNTVVPYADLEKETVRWCREMLQNSPIALRCLKAALNADCDGQAGLQELAGNATMLFYMTEEGQEGRNAFNQKREPDFSKFKRNP
- a CDS encoding transposase → MRRTFSAEYKAEAVKLVTERGYSVSQACRELGVGETALRRWISQVQAEQQGYVLAGSKPISPEQQRIRELENRIKELEEDKAILKKATAILMSLENKNTKSLRR
- the yceD gene encoding 23S rRNA accumulation protein YceD — translated: MQKVKLPLTVDPVKDAQRRLDYVGYYAADQLVRLNESVVKVLSDAQVTLSFFIDPQKLVVMKGQAQVEVELECQRCGQTFNQTLECTFCYSPVANLSKIDELPEIYEPIEFNEFGEIDLIGTIEDEFILNLPIVPMHSSEHCEVSAQEQVFGELPEELAKKPNPFAVLANLKQK
- the menD gene encoding 2-succinyl-5-enolpyruvyl-6-hydroxy-3-cyclohexene-1-carboxylic-acid synthase is translated as MSVSTFNRCWSKVILETLTRHGVKHFCIAPGSRSTPLTLEANRLQEQRRALCHTHFDERGLGFFALGLAKSSQTPVAIIVTSGTAAANLYPAIIEARQTGDNLIVLTADRPDELIECGANQAILQQNMFAGYPVASVNLPRPSQDYIVSWLISTLDQACHQQAQQAGVIHINVPFAEPLYDADEDEIDVHPWLAPVQRWLNHNKPWADHQALQEEVVMHEHWDNWRTKRGVIVAGRLTQEQSMGITAWANTMGWVVLTDIQSGVEPSLPYADIWLANKTVREKLLQADLVIQLGYAFVSKRINQFLADFKGEYWIVDESAHRVDPYHHIHTRFTAKVHHWLRAHPPLRQKPWLLEPLALSKFCASFIEQQVGGNLNEASLAHHIERILPNNGILFLGNSLFVRLVDALGKLPEGYPVITNRGASGIDGLLATAAGVGMGSNQPVVAMIGDVSALYDLNSLALFKNVNQPTIIFLINNNGGAIFDMLPVESSVKSEFYRMPHHTEFSQAASMFDLKYARPYTWADLSSVLKQAYSRKEATVIEIKVGPMDGSNTYKRLIEQISYAVIGA
- a CDS encoding isochorismate synthase, coding for MDSLQSLQQQLIQQMDAYQPCKNQPEITALTAKIQLEQNLLAWLKAQQDYPQFYLHCRADSPNEQENHIATIGQVRTFTTVNHAQTFVRRADFTLVGGMTFNGECDFYLPRLLLRQVDGELTATLFIDSQKDLSVEKQLAGKCLKNFTKSVALEPVVQSVQLVEKKATQAQWCEWVEQALLEIKKGSFTKVVLANESIFSSRQPINAIDFLAESEKKNTGCYHFFFAQKADCAFIGSSPERLYLRNGQDLQTEALAGTAVMSDDEEQNQRQGEWLLKDEKNEYENMLVVEDICGNIESFTQNIEVQSVELKRLRLVQHLRRKIFAKLTALAADEACLNAIHPTAAVAGLPKQNALRFLAKTETFERSWYAGTLGFMNRARAEFCVTLRSAFVEQNRIRVFAGAGIVAGSVPLLEWQEIERKASGLLSLLQNSGEHICQ
- the rpmF gene encoding 50S ribosomal protein L32 gives rise to the protein MAVQQNKKSRSRRDMRRSHDALTTAAVSVDKASGETHLRHHVTADGYYRGRKVINK
- the menH gene encoding 2-succinyl-6-hydroxy-2,4-cyclohexadiene-1-carboxylate synthase; amino-acid sequence: MTLVFLHGLLGTKSDWRKIIENLPHFRCVSLDLPFHGEHKFTEANNFEQCADFISHQIKSAVGNQPYFLVGYSLGGRIALYYALQSQCEKGNLQGLILEGANLGLTCDEARKVRWKNDEFWAQRFITESAESVLNDWYQQPVFAHLNAQQRADLIEKRVTNCGKNIGKMLEATSLAKQPYLGDKVRESTLPVYYLAGEKDQKFLQMAVQEKLNLQLIANAGHNAHLENPVEFSQKLTALLRNHKIKKTDNL
- the plsX gene encoding phosphate acyltransferase PlsX; translation: MSRLTLALDVMGGDIGPRITIPASIKALEKDPMLSLLLFGDSQQINPLLEQVPSALKERLRVCHCSRVVENNQGLSYALRHSKGTSMRLAIEAVQKGEAQGCVSAGNTGALMGLSKVLLQPLKGIDRPALISLLPTMDGGRTVMLDLGANIDCNANNLYQFALMGAIFAENQLDLVFPRIALLNIGIEEIKGYKSIREAADLLTGNSSLNYIGFIEGNLLLNGKADVIVSDGFVGNIALKTLEGAAKNVISLIKGKSRNHLLKPLFNWLIKLLFKDSYQRLQKINPDQYNGASLIGLTSIVVKSHGAANIEAFNNAIHDAALQARQQIPEKILAGLQK